ACTGCATCCTTCGACCACAAACCCGACTCAATCAGCGAACTACACGCCATCGTCCTAAAACCATGCCCGCAGACTTCAACTTTCGTATCGAACCCCATAACCCGCAGCGCCTTGTTCACCGTGTTTTCACTCATCGGTTTACGTGGATCATGATCGCCAACGAAGATCAGCTCACGATTGCCATTCATGCTTTTGATCTTTTCCAGTATGTCGAGAGCTTGCCGGGATAAAGGCACAAGATGTGGAGTCCGCATCTTTGAACCTCTATGTGAATGCTTTACACCTTCCAGCGGTTCACGCTCACCCGGAATCGTCCACATGGCAGTATCAAAATCAACTTCTGACCAGCGAGCAAAACGTAATTCACTAGAGCGAATGAAGACCAACAACGTCAGCTCCACAGCTAAGCGTGTTAGTGGTCTGCCAGTATATGTGTCGATACGATGGAGTAGTTCAGGAATGCGGTTAAGTTCTAGTGCAGCACGATGCTGTCGTTTAGCTGTGGCAACTGCTCCAGCGATCTCTTGTGCAGGATTGTAGTCAATTAAACCGCTCTGCACGGCAAAACGCATAATTGCTGTTGTTCGTTGCTGTAAACGCGCAGCCACCTCAAGACGTCCAGACATCTCTACGGCTTTGATAGGAATAAGTAAATCTCTGGTTTTTAACTCAGCGATATTCCGCTTACCAATCGCATCGAACAGATTATCTTCCAGGCTTTTAAGGACACGCCCACTGTGGGACTCTGACCACTTTTGATTGCTGGCATGCCAATCTCTGGCAACAAATTCAAAAGTGATAACTTCTTTTGCCTGCTCTTCTTTCACTGCGCGTTTATGTTCACGGGGATCAATACCGGCAGCAACTAACCTTCTCGCCTCTTCTCTCTTCTGACGAGCATCGGCTAAAGAAGTTTCAGGATAAACACCAAATGCCATCAGGTGCTGCTTTCCACCAAAGCGAAAACGAAAGCGCCAGTACTTGGACCCATTAGGATGTACCAACAACGACATACCGTCGCCATCAGCAAGCGAGTACTCCTTTGTATCGGGTTTTGCTGTACGTACTTTGATATCTGTAAGAGCCATAACGGTTTCCTTCCATGTACCGCTGTGAGTATATAATCATTATCGAACCAGCATATATACTCGGTTCTATACTCACAAGCGACTTGATGTGGATAGACGCAGTTGACATCTGTTGAATGAAATTTGGCGGAAAGCCTTGCGGATACTGGATTTCAGGCACAAAAAAAGACGTCCGTTGACGTCTATTGATGTTCCGATGGTGCCGAAGGCCGGACTCGAACCGGCACGTATCTCTACGGTTGATTTTGAATCAACTGCGTCTACCGATTTCGCCACTTCGGCACTGAAGGGGTATGCGGAAACGTTGTGGATTATACCTGTCGCTGGCGGCCTTGCAAGCGGCGCTGTGCGTAAGTGGCGTTAAGTGCTGAATTTTTCAGCGGTCTGTCCTTTTCCTCCGAGCCCCTACTATGAACAAC
This Klebsiella michiganensis DNA region includes the following protein-coding sequences:
- a CDS encoding integrase: MALTDIKVRTAKPDTKEYSLADGDGMSLLVHPNGSKYWRFRFRFGGKQHLMAFGVYPETSLADARQKREEARRLVAAGIDPREHKRAVKEEQAKEVITFEFVARDWHASNQKWSESHSGRVLKSLEDNLFDAIGKRNIAELKTRDLLIPIKAVEMSGRLEVAARLQQRTTAIMRFAVQSGLIDYNPAQEIAGAVATAKRQHRAALELNRIPELLHRIDTYTGRPLTRLAVELTLLVFIRSSELRFARWSEVDFDTAMWTIPGEREPLEGVKHSHRGSKMRTPHLVPLSRQALDILEKIKSMNGNRELIFVGDHDPRKPMSENTVNKALRVMGFDTKVEVCGHGFRTMACSSLIESGLWSKDAVERQMSHQERNSVRAAYIHKAEHLGERRLMLQWWADYLDMNREKGVSPFDFAKLSQ